The Amphiura filiformis chromosome 6, Afil_fr2py, whole genome shotgun sequence genome segment CAATACCACTTGCTGGTATATCTAACTCCATGCTTATACGCAAATGCGACATACCAGGGACACAACTTGAAGCATGTACAGATGCCCCCGATGGCGAATGCAGGCCTCTTGATCTTGGTTTATTACTATACTCATTCCCAAATTACGTCATTGGAAGTGTATGTTGCTGCAGCTCAGGTTACTGCAACGGGCCAATTGCACCGGATCCAACAGGAGTAACAACAGATGTTGCCTTCACTACACAATCAGGAACGCTTAATTCTGCTGCAGTGTTTTGCTACGATTGTATAAGGAATGATACGACGGATGCATGTTCTAATGCCACCTTCTTGCCCGATCATCCACGTGTAGGACATGAGTTGTGCAACTCTGGATTGTGTTCCGTAAGTAAACTGGTAAAACTTCGATcagtgtgttccaatatctgtgatcagATGGGATTAAACTTAATTATACATGTATCCAGCAATCAATACATAGCATAGAATACTTTGATCAGACATTCATTGCACATTGGCTCGCCATACTTATTGCAAGGTAGTCCATAAAATGGAAAGTATACAAAAACCGTATGCGAAATAATGATTTATTATTACGTGGTTTTATGTTTCTTTCAGACTGTGCTTATACCAGCGGTACCTCTCGTAGGTTTAAATGATCCCGTGTTTATCCGGCAATGTGATCTCCCTGGGAAGCAGACATCAGCATGTACATCAATTCCGAAAGGAGAATGCGGACAGGTAGACATCGGGGAACCTCTAATGGGTATCCCCAACTTTTTATTCGCCGACGCCTGCTGCTGTGAAGGGCATTTCTGCAACGGGCCATTCCCACCACCGGATTTCACAACACAAGGACAGAATATGTATGAAACAACTACTGAGGATACTTATGAAACTACTGCTGAGAAAGAGAGAACAACTGAAAAGCCGACGGAAATGTTTGAGACGACAATGATGCCAACGCCAGATACATCAACTCATCGGTCGGAAACCACGCGTATTCTCACCACCATTGAGCGCTTTCTGTCTACCGTAACAACGAATCCGACGACCAGAGAACAGACGTCTGTCAGTGTCTCAACAACGATACCAACTTCGATGCA includes the following:
- the LOC140154314 gene encoding uncharacterized protein, with product MLIRKCDIPGTQLEACTDAPDGECRPLDLGLLLYSFPNYVIGSVCCCSSGYCNGPIAPDPTGVTTDVAFTTQSGTLNSAAVFCYDCIRNDTTDACSNATFLPDHPRVGHELCNSGLCSTVLIPAVPLVGLNDPVFIRQCDLPGKQTSACTSIPKGECGQVDIGEPLMGIPNFLFADACCCEGHFCNGPFPPPDFTTQGQNMYETTTEDTYETTAEKERTTEKPTEMFETTMMPTPDTSTHRSETTRILTTIERFLSTVTTNPTTREQTSVSVSTTIPTSMQSTTPSVTDEVDSRTTDDMTTIPITVNQSTWSTASESAEDRENTSSEIMKTNELDTDADSEVITTTSPSDVISSHAVTEMLETATASMVEQTEMEHVTNKSSSSQVEYNSRIIACTFMLTGIMTLI